Proteins encoded in a region of the Candidatus Zixiibacteriota bacterium genome:
- the lspA gene encoding signal peptidase II, which translates to MPGYASIASHPKRKRSLAPKNAKNLLWPLVIIIAVLLADQVSKILAVHYLAESSSGSVEVLGRFLMFTLVYNEGGAMGTNLGSSTYYLIASLLILLFLLYYVYLARSDRMLANTLAFVAGGAMGNIVDRIRLGRVIDFIDVNVPDITLFDYGLQRWWTFNIADSAITCAIIVLLIRMIFGRKDSLTAPDKQPSDIALKP; encoded by the coding sequence ATGCCCGGCTATGCATCGATTGCAAGTCATCCGAAGAGGAAAAGAAGTCTGGCCCCCAAAAACGCTAAAAACCTCCTCTGGCCGCTCGTAATCATCATCGCGGTGTTACTCGCCGATCAAGTGAGCAAAATACTGGCCGTCCACTACCTGGCCGAATCGTCATCCGGGTCGGTCGAGGTGTTGGGTCGCTTTCTCATGTTCACGTTGGTGTACAACGAGGGCGGCGCCATGGGCACCAACCTGGGATCATCGACCTATTATCTAATAGCCTCCTTGCTCATTCTTCTCTTTCTGCTCTATTATGTGTACCTGGCCCGCAGCGATCGTATGCTGGCCAACACCCTCGCCTTTGTTGCCGGCGGCGCAATGGGAAACATAGTTGACCGCATTCGCCTTGGACGTGTGATTGACTTTATCGACGTTAATGTGCCGGACATCACACTTTTCGATTATGGATTGCAGCGCTGGTGGACCTTTAACATCGCCGACAGCGCTATCACCTGCGCCATAATCGTACTTCTGATCCGGATGATCTTCGGACGCAAAGATTCACTCACCGCACCTGATAAGCAACCGTCCGACATAGCCCTGAAACCATAG
- a CDS encoding isoprenylcysteine carboxylmethyltransferase family protein: MNLSERIIDIVHRWRSSSPRRRWPVSLVVMLCFVVGNIALVWSALWIDRRLGIRVTGFEELRYALGWPICVMGSLLMLWIVFLFFRQRGTPVPLNPPKSLITSGPYRVTRNPMISGWFIGSFGLAIVLGSIVQFFVVTPLLMLPFILFVIKVEEPELEKRFGQEYLNYKNSVPRFFPRLRPRRTESSS; the protein is encoded by the coding sequence GTGAATCTGTCGGAGAGGATCATAGACATTGTCCACCGATGGCGATCGAGTTCGCCAAGGCGTCGCTGGCCGGTTTCGCTTGTCGTCATGCTCTGCTTCGTGGTTGGAAACATAGCTCTGGTCTGGTCTGCGTTGTGGATAGACCGCCGTCTCGGCATACGCGTAACCGGATTCGAAGAACTCAGATATGCCCTTGGCTGGCCCATCTGTGTTATGGGCTCCTTGCTGATGCTCTGGATCGTGTTCTTGTTCTTTCGACAAAGAGGCACACCGGTTCCATTGAATCCTCCAAAGAGTCTGATCACTTCAGGTCCGTATAGGGTCACAAGGAATCCAATGATATCCGGGTGGTTCATAGGTTCCTTCGGATTGGCGATTGTGCTTGGGTCGATTGTGCAGTTCTTCGTTGTAACGCCGCTTTTGATGCTCCCCTTTATTCTGTTCGTCATAAAAGTCGAAGAACCGGAATTGGAAAAACGGTTTGGGCAGGAGTATTTGAACTACAAGAATAGTGTGCCCCGGTTCTTTCCACGGCTGCGACCCCGCCGGACTGAAAGCAGTTCGTGA